A genomic region of Methylobacterium durans contains the following coding sequences:
- a CDS encoding LEPR-XLL domain-containing protein: MRSALDALLSQTSSTALLKRLTSRVSQRSARARTADLPDQEEIEIEAIEPRILLSADSLTGSESAALLTGLAAFRDLSARLDQSSALTHQLPIAGQSLAQLSPFQNIVADDLLRPASTYLNDTSLTHSLGGLAQALQASPDVAGSVTTSSSPGEDLVTLSLQRATTAQTQLSLGPAGASLALSLAGTLPLSASATLSLTFGLNTQTGEFFIRPASLSAEAHVDAHDLNVGGSFGFVDVTAAGAAASLDAAVHLQIGDAGSTGEIKPASFTDLAQGAAAAATLSGAANLHLPLTSSLLSASQTLDLHWAGVTGVEQPTDNLAALPTYQALSQLKASDVARFLGETAQWLGSLNTGNLLGGDLPIFGSSLGSLTDVGGTLRKLFVEQVGSYNTVEGLVSALGQVPGLSNVGATLSPSAKPGVQELTLTADYAVQRTGATALHWADTDLLNLGLDVSTAETNLTAGGGSASGWCSIRRGSASSFRSRIRTR; the protein is encoded by the coding sequence ATGCGGTCTGCTCTCGACGCCCTCCTGTCCCAGACCTCGTCGACCGCTCTGCTCAAGCGACTGACGAGCCGGGTCTCGCAGCGGAGCGCGCGGGCGCGCACCGCCGATCTCCCCGACCAGGAGGAGATCGAGATCGAGGCCATTGAGCCGCGCATCCTCCTCTCCGCCGACAGTCTCACCGGGAGCGAGTCTGCGGCTCTCCTGACAGGCCTGGCCGCGTTCCGGGATCTCAGCGCCCGGCTCGACCAGTCGAGCGCCCTGACCCATCAACTACCGATCGCCGGTCAGTCGCTCGCACAGCTCTCGCCGTTCCAAAACATCGTCGCCGACGACCTGCTCCGACCCGCATCCACCTACCTCAACGACACGAGCCTGACCCACTCGCTCGGCGGGCTCGCGCAAGCCCTGCAGGCGAGCCCGGACGTCGCCGGCTCCGTGACCACAAGCTCCAGCCCGGGCGAGGACCTCGTCACGCTCTCCCTGCAGCGCGCAACCACCGCGCAGACCCAGCTGTCGCTCGGACCAGCCGGCGCGAGCCTCGCCTTGAGTCTCGCCGGAACCCTGCCGCTCAGCGCGAGCGCGACCCTGTCGCTCACCTTCGGCCTCAACACCCAGACCGGCGAGTTCTTCATCCGGCCGGCGAGTCTCTCTGCGGAGGCTCACGTCGATGCGCATGATCTCAACGTCGGCGGCAGCTTCGGATTCGTCGACGTCACGGCCGCGGGCGCGGCGGCGAGCCTCGACGCGGCAGTGCACCTGCAGATCGGCGATGCCGGAAGCACGGGCGAGATCAAGCCGGCGAGCTTCACGGATCTCGCGCAGGGGGCGGCCGCGGCCGCGACCCTCTCGGGCGCTGCCAACCTGCACCTGCCGCTCACGAGCTCACTTCTGAGCGCGTCGCAGACGCTCGACCTGCATTGGGCCGGCGTCACGGGCGTCGAGCAGCCGACCGACAATCTGGCGGCCCTGCCGACCTATCAGGCCCTCAGCCAACTCAAGGCCTCCGACGTCGCGAGGTTTTTGGGCGAGACCGCGCAGTGGCTCGGCTCCCTGAACACCGGCAACCTCCTCGGCGGTGACCTGCCGATCTTCGGGAGCAGCCTCGGTAGCCTGACGGATGTGGGCGGAACTTTGCGCAAGCTGTTCGTCGAGCAGGTCGGATCCTACAACACGGTCGAGGGGCTCGTTTCCGCACTCGGCCAGGTTCCCGGACTCTCGAACGTCGGCGCAACGCTCTCGCCCTCCGCCAAGCCGGGCGTGCAGGAGCTCACGCTCACGGCCGATTACGCGGTGCAGAGAACCGGTGCGACCGCCCTGCACTGGGCCGACACCGATCTGCTCAATCTCGGTCTCGACGTCAGCACCGCCGAGACCAACCTGACGGCCGGGGGCGGATCCGCATCGGGGTGGTGCTCGATCCGGCGGGGCTCAGCTTCTTCATTCCGATCTCGAATTCGGACCCGGTGA
- a CDS encoding site-2 protease family protein yields the protein MAIDDQVWHRVKHFRPRLPHTMSLTPRHFRGRLSYVLHQELTNQFLRLSPRAHRLAGLMDGQRTVEQLLLAGDNVERATRQEMIHLLTQLATAGALAGNVPPDLAQLTAQASEKRWARRFQKLTSPLFVKVPLVDPDALLTRASSLARWLFQPLAGILWAIWVVFSLLQIAKHWIGLSSDIVDHIFSAENMVLVLLTIPLVKLVHEFGHALAVKAWGGEVHELGVMFMIFVPMPYVDATNSLRFPSKWQRTIVGAAGIMAEFILAGLALQIWLAVGPGLVRALAFNILVICTVSTLLFNGNPLLKYDAYYILSDIIEIPNLAQRASQQWLRWLRGWISGETAPGPRAPVGERVWCALYAPASLLYRVVLSIGIALVLAKKYFGLGVLLALWSVVTSLLLPTGRALAFVLRDPATGSFRRAGVVRGALILGALLVLLFLVEIPNRTLTQGVLKPGSGSEIIAEVDGFVERLLVSQGETVLRGEPLLVFTNDIVQHDRRLRTAELEALKHRRTAALAKSLVDAAIVEHEIGYASEKLALASVKVEQLAVRSPAVGVVELRSPATLFGRYVPRGELLGYVLTEATTVRALLAEEDVDLARSSTQRVLIRIGNDGEERLLPARLGRIVPAGARELPSAVLGTSGGGNTASDPTRADGRRALTTFFEAEVILEKPLAPGLIGRRVDVLLDHGWATPAWHLARAVKLLFLKELKA from the coding sequence ATGGCGATTGATGATCAAGTTTGGCACCGGGTGAAGCACTTTCGTCCGCGGTTGCCGCACACCATGAGCCTGACACCGCGCCACTTCCGCGGCCGTCTCTCGTACGTGCTGCATCAGGAGCTCACGAACCAGTTTCTGCGCCTCTCCCCGCGCGCGCACCGGCTGGCTGGGCTGATGGACGGGCAGAGGACCGTCGAGCAGCTTCTCCTCGCGGGTGACAACGTCGAGCGTGCAACGCGTCAGGAGATGATTCACCTGCTCACGCAGCTCGCGACCGCGGGGGCGCTGGCCGGCAACGTCCCGCCGGATCTCGCGCAGCTCACCGCTCAGGCCAGCGAGAAGCGGTGGGCACGGCGATTTCAGAAACTGACGTCACCGCTGTTTGTCAAAGTTCCGCTCGTTGACCCGGACGCTCTTCTCACGCGTGCCTCCTCGCTCGCGCGATGGCTCTTCCAACCGCTCGCCGGCATTCTGTGGGCCATCTGGGTCGTCTTCAGCCTGCTGCAGATCGCCAAGCATTGGATAGGGCTGAGCTCCGACATCGTGGATCACATCTTCTCCGCCGAGAACATGGTGCTGGTCCTGCTCACGATACCTTTGGTCAAGCTTGTGCACGAGTTCGGGCACGCACTCGCTGTCAAAGCGTGGGGCGGAGAGGTGCATGAACTCGGCGTGATGTTCATGATCTTCGTACCCATGCCGTATGTGGACGCGACAAACTCTCTTCGTTTTCCGAGCAAATGGCAGCGCACGATCGTCGGCGCTGCCGGGATCATGGCGGAGTTCATCCTGGCGGGCCTCGCGCTCCAGATCTGGCTCGCCGTCGGCCCCGGACTGGTCCGGGCGCTGGCGTTTAACATCTTGGTCATCTGCACGGTCTCGACGCTGCTGTTCAACGGCAATCCGCTTCTGAAATACGATGCCTATTACATCTTGAGTGACATCATCGAGATCCCCAACCTCGCCCAGAGAGCCAGCCAACAGTGGCTTCGTTGGTTGCGGGGTTGGATTTCCGGCGAGACTGCGCCCGGCCCTCGCGCGCCCGTCGGCGAGCGGGTCTGGTGCGCGCTCTACGCACCGGCCTCCCTGCTCTACCGCGTGGTGCTGTCGATTGGCATCGCGCTGGTTCTCGCGAAGAAATACTTCGGCCTTGGAGTGCTGCTGGCGCTCTGGTCGGTCGTGACATCGCTGCTCCTCCCGACGGGGCGCGCGCTCGCTTTCGTGCTGCGCGATCCGGCGACCGGATCATTTCGGCGCGCCGGAGTGGTGCGCGGGGCGCTCATCCTGGGCGCCCTGCTGGTCCTCCTCTTCCTGGTGGAGATCCCCAACCGGACCCTGACGCAGGGCGTTCTCAAGCCGGGATCGGGCTCGGAGATCATCGCTGAAGTGGATGGCTTCGTGGAGCGGTTGCTCGTCTCGCAGGGCGAGACCGTGCTGCGCGGCGAGCCACTTCTGGTCTTCACGAACGATATCGTCCAGCACGACCGGCGGCTGCGGACCGCCGAACTGGAAGCGTTGAAGCACCGAAGGACAGCGGCTCTCGCGAAGAGCTTGGTCGACGCGGCGATCGTCGAGCACGAGATCGGCTATGCCAGCGAGAAGCTGGCGCTGGCTTCGGTTAAGGTCGAGCAGCTCGCCGTACGCAGCCCGGCGGTCGGCGTCGTCGAGCTGCGCTCGCCCGCCACCCTGTTCGGGCGCTACGTGCCCCGTGGTGAGCTTCTCGGATACGTCCTCACTGAAGCGACCACCGTTCGGGCCCTGCTCGCCGAGGAGGATGTCGATCTCGCTCGGTCGTCGACGCAGCGCGTTTTGATCAGGATCGGGAACGACGGCGAGGAGCGGCTCCTGCCCGCCCGCCTCGGGCGCATCGTGCCGGCCGGCGCGCGAGAACTGCCCAGTGCCGTTCTGGGCACGAGCGGTGGCGGCAACACGGCCTCGGATCCAACCCGAGCGGATGGCCGCCGAGCCCTGACAACGTTCTTCGAGGCCGAAGTCATCCTGGAGAAGCCTTTGGCCCCGGGTCTGATCGGCCGGCGGGTCGACGTCCTCCTGGACCACGGCTGGGCCACCCCCGCCTGGCATCTCGCGCGCGCTGTCAAGCTTCTCTTCCTCAAGGAGCTGAAGGCGTGA
- a CDS encoding efflux RND transporter periplasmic adaptor subunit, producing MRPFLVWAALLLGLCPALAGPEKACLLTPKTTVELGAASDGLLDAMLVERGEIIKAGQTVARIRSWLEEAALVSAEARAGFDGTVEKRRAELDALQDKLDRKKGLAEKGVMAAEAYADLLVQTRVAEQALREARFDRTFAALEARRAGEAVRNKLVVSPVDGVVLQKLRSAGEFISAQAPAVLRVAQLDPLHVEVAMPLEAFGTIALGTPVLVRVEALPLEHLSAKVVIIDPAIDAASKTFGVRLELPNPGNRIPSGLRCQIDWQPNS from the coding sequence ATGAGACCCTTTCTGGTCTGGGCTGCCCTTCTGCTCGGCCTGTGCCCGGCCCTGGCCGGACCTGAGAAGGCCTGCCTGCTCACGCCGAAGACAACCGTCGAGCTCGGCGCCGCCAGCGACGGTCTCCTCGACGCGATGCTGGTCGAGCGGGGAGAGATCATCAAGGCTGGCCAGACCGTCGCGCGGATCCGATCCTGGCTTGAGGAAGCCGCCCTCGTCTCCGCCGAGGCGCGCGCCGGCTTCGACGGCACGGTTGAGAAGCGCCGCGCCGAACTCGACGCATTGCAAGATAAGCTCGATCGCAAGAAGGGGCTCGCCGAGAAAGGCGTGATGGCTGCCGAGGCCTACGCGGATCTGCTGGTGCAGACCCGTGTGGCGGAGCAGGCCCTGCGGGAGGCTCGCTTCGACCGCACCTTCGCCGCGCTGGAGGCCCGGCGCGCCGGCGAGGCCGTACGCAACAAGCTCGTCGTCAGTCCAGTCGACGGGGTCGTCCTGCAGAAGCTGCGCTCGGCCGGCGAGTTCATCTCGGCGCAAGCTCCCGCCGTGCTGCGGGTCGCTCAGCTCGATCCCCTCCACGTCGAGGTGGCCATGCCCCTTGAGGCGTTCGGAACGATCGCCCTCGGCACGCCCGTCCTTGTCCGCGTCGAGGCGCTCCCGCTCGAACACCTCTCGGCGAAGGTCGTCATCATCGACCCTGCGATCGACGCGGCGAGCAAGACGTTCGGGGTGCGGCTCGAGCTGCCCAATCCCGGCAACCGCATCCCGTCGGGCCTACGCTGTCAGATCGACTGGCAGCCGAACTCCTAG